The Saliniradius amylolyticus DNA segment GCTGTATCTCCACACCGGGCCGGTCCAGTTCCACCAACACCATTGAGTGGCGCTGATGTTTGTCCGCCTCGGGATTCGATAAGCCCATAAAGATTGCCACCCTGGCGTTGGGATGGCCTAGCCCGGTGGACCACCATTTCTTGCCGTTTAAAACCAGCTCGTTGCCTTCGTCTTCGATGGTGGCCTGCATATTGGTCGCATCAGAGGACGCCACATCCGGCTCGGTCATACAAAACACGCTGCGGATCTCACCGGCCAGCAGGGGTTTGAGCCATTTTTCCTGCTGCGTATTGCTGCCGAAGTGATACAGCACCTCCATGTTGCCGGTATCCGGCGCGTTGCAGTTAAAGATTTCACTGGCGATCAGAGAGCGGCCCATTTCTTCGGCCAAGGGAGCGTACTCCAGTGTTGTCAGTCCCTGACCGAGTTCGGCATCCGGCAAAAACAGATTCCATAAACCCTCTGCCTGAGCCTGCTGTTTTAACTTTTCAATCGCCGGATGAGACCGCCACCGAGTCCAGTCACCGTGGTTTTGCTGATGGTTATGGGTCAGTATGTCGGCTTCCACCGGCAGTACTTTCTCAGCCATAAAGGTTTTAATGCGCTCAAGATACGCCTGGCTGCGCTCAGACAGTTGAAAGTCCATCATTCGATTCCCGTATTGACCCTTTTGTTCAGCCTACGC contains these protein-coding regions:
- a CDS encoding acyl-CoA dehydrogenase family protein; protein product: MDFQLSERSQAYLERIKTFMAEKVLPVEADILTHNHQQNHGDWTRWRSHPAIEKLKQQAQAEGLWNLFLPDAELGQGLTTLEYAPLAEEMGRSLIASEIFNCNAPDTGNMEVLYHFGSNTQQEKWLKPLLAGEIRSVFCMTEPDVASSDATNMQATIEDEGNELVLNGKKWWSTGLGHPNARVAIFMGLSNPEADKHQRHSMVLVELDRPGVEIQRMLSAYHEYDAPLGHGEVHFNNVRVPKGNLVMGLGKGFAIAQGRLGPGRIHHCMRALGAAERALELGIKRASHRVAFGKPLIELGGNRERVAEVRMAIDQARLLTFNAAWKIDNLGVKHAMTEISAIKVIGPRVMEQATDFAIQLHGGAGMSSDTPLASMMAGARALRLADGPDEVHQGMVARLELGKYKERR